One stretch of Nicotiana tabacum cultivar K326 chromosome 18, ASM71507v2, whole genome shotgun sequence DNA includes these proteins:
- the LOC107810540 gene encoding defensin-like protein P322: protein MAKSMRFFATVLLLAMLVMATEMGPMTIAEARRCESKSQRFRGPCVREKNCAAVCETEGFSGGDCRGLRRRCFCTRPC from the exons atgGCAAAATCCATGCGCTTCTTTGCCACTGTGTTACTTCTAGCAATGCTTGTCATGGCTACTG AGATGGGACCAATGACAATTGCAGAGGCAAGACGTTGCGAGTCGAAAAGCCAACGTTTTAGGGGACCATGTGTTAGAGAGAAGAACTGTGCCGCCGTCTGTGAGACCGAAGGATTTTCCGGTGGCGACTGTCGTGGACTCCGTCGCCGTTGTTTCTGTACTAGGCCATGCTAA